In one window of Nesterenkonia sandarakina DNA:
- the lepB gene encoding signal peptidase I, with amino-acid sequence MSSSDTPPAAQPQSRRERRRQARDARHPLAAFLIEIATILVFALVISFVVKTFFFRAFYIPSESMEPTLQVDDRIIVNLLAPEVMEVQRGDVVVFEDTRQWWGAGTQIETNTFQDAMIFFGLMPDTSSHFVVKRVVGVGGDEVECCDDQGRILVNGEPIEEPYIFPGDVPSESEFAVTVPQDSVWLLGDHRGNSADSRSHVDEPDMGAVPLEDVIGRSSAVIWPLDHFGDGGTERDPFESVPAP; translated from the coding sequence ATCAGCAGCAGTGACACGCCTCCGGCAGCACAGCCGCAGAGCCGTCGAGAACGACGTCGTCAGGCCCGCGACGCCCGACACCCGCTGGCGGCATTCCTAATCGAGATCGCCACGATCCTGGTGTTCGCCCTGGTCATCTCGTTCGTGGTGAAGACCTTCTTCTTCCGGGCCTTCTACATCCCCTCGGAGTCGATGGAGCCCACCCTGCAGGTCGATGACCGGATCATCGTGAACCTGCTGGCGCCTGAGGTCATGGAGGTCCAGCGCGGGGACGTCGTCGTCTTCGAAGACACCCGCCAGTGGTGGGGCGCCGGGACCCAGATCGAGACGAACACCTTCCAGGACGCGATGATCTTCTTCGGTCTGATGCCCGACACCTCCTCGCACTTCGTGGTCAAACGGGTTGTCGGGGTGGGCGGCGATGAGGTCGAGTGCTGTGACGATCAGGGACGGATCCTGGTCAACGGCGAGCCGATCGAGGAGCCCTATATCTTCCCCGGGGACGTCCCCAGCGAGAGTGAGTTCGCGGTGACCGTCCCGCAGGACAGCGTCTGGCTGCTCGGGGATCACCGCGGGAACTCCGCCGACTCACGCTCCCACGTGGATGAACCCGATATGGGAGCCGTCCCGCTGGAAGACGTCATCGGTCGCTCCAGCGCCGTGATCTGGCCGCTGGATCACTTCGGTGACGGCGGGACCGAGCGGGACCCGTTCGAGTCGGTCCCGGCGCCATGA
- the lepB gene encoding signal peptidase I: MLAATVVLAVLVATGLRVFVVDVYTVSQVSMEPTLADAERILVEKHYPGDEGVQRGDVIVFDGEGSFTPYEGGGSNLEELAARVGHWFGLATPPATYVKRVLGTGGDTVACCTDSGALTVNAEPVQEDYLGREVSSGMPASELSFEAEVPPGRLWVMGDNREESLDSRALLGAPGGGMISEDRILGRVTGVFWPWSERRELPEVDHQQQ; this comes from the coding sequence GTGCTCGCCGCGACGGTGGTGCTCGCGGTGCTGGTGGCGACCGGGCTGCGCGTGTTCGTGGTCGACGTCTACACCGTCTCGCAGGTCTCCATGGAGCCCACCCTGGCAGATGCAGAACGGATCCTCGTCGAAAAGCACTACCCCGGGGACGAGGGCGTGCAGCGCGGGGATGTGATCGTCTTCGACGGTGAGGGCTCGTTCACCCCCTACGAGGGCGGTGGATCGAACCTGGAGGAGCTCGCCGCACGGGTCGGGCACTGGTTCGGCCTCGCCACGCCGCCGGCGACCTACGTCAAGCGGGTGCTCGGCACCGGCGGTGACACCGTCGCCTGCTGCACCGACTCCGGAGCGCTCACGGTCAACGCGGAACCAGTTCAGGAGGACTATCTGGGCCGTGAGGTCTCGTCCGGGATGCCCGCCTCGGAGCTGAGCTTCGAGGCCGAGGTGCCCCCTGGTCGCCTGTGGGTGATGGGGGACAACCGTGAGGAGTCGCTGGATTCCCGCGCGCTGTTGGGCGCACCTGGCGGGGGTATGATCAGCGAGGACCGCATCCTGGGCCGCGTCACTGGCGTGTTCTGGCCCTGGAGCGAACGACGAGAACTCCCGGAGGTCGATCATCAGCAGCAGTGA
- the rplS gene encoding 50S ribosomal protein L19, which translates to MHKLDFIDAASLRTDIPEFGPGDTVSVHVNIIEGKNTRVQVFKGYVLGRQGHGVGETFTVRKVSFGVGVERTFPVHSPVTEKIEVLARGDVRRAKLYYMRDRHGKAARIKEKRESTIARQQGEKVEEVTEA; encoded by the coding sequence ATGCATAAGCTCGATTTCATCGACGCAGCCAGCCTGCGCACCGACATCCCGGAGTTCGGCCCCGGCGACACGGTCAGCGTGCACGTGAACATCATCGAAGGCAAGAACACCCGTGTTCAGGTCTTCAAGGGCTACGTCCTGGGTCGCCAGGGCCACGGCGTCGGCGAGACCTTCACCGTCCGCAAGGTCTCCTTCGGCGTCGGCGTGGAGCGTACCTTCCCGGTGCACTCCCCAGTGACCGAGAAGATCGAGGTCCTGGCCCGCGGTGACGTTCGCCGCGCCAAGCTCTACTACATGCGCGATCGCCATGGTAAGGCTGCACGCATCAAGGAGAAGCGTGAGTCCACCATTGCTCGCCAGCAGGGCGAGAAGGTCGAAGAGGTCACCGAAGCCTGA
- the trmD gene encoding tRNA (guanosine(37)-N1)-methyltransferase TrmD yields MRIDLISIFPEFFDVLDLSLIGKAQREGRLAVHRHQLRDFSFDKHRSVDDTPTGGGAGMVMKPEPWALALEHVLTQAQPPAHAQSPDAEGLPTLIIPTPAGEVLTQHTAQQLARTEHLVFAPGRFEGIDQRLLDWAPQHFDVRPMSIGDYVLNGGESAVVVMVEAITRLIPGVLGNPESLAEESHAHGLLEYPVYTKPARWRGLDVPEILLSGDHAKIAAWRAQQQDVRTRKLRPDLWAKHVVAQEKNLT; encoded by the coding sequence ATGCGGATCGACCTGATCTCCATCTTTCCCGAGTTCTTCGACGTCCTGGACCTCTCCCTGATCGGGAAGGCCCAGCGCGAGGGGCGGCTCGCCGTGCACCGGCACCAGCTGCGCGACTTCAGCTTCGACAAGCACCGCAGCGTGGATGACACCCCCACCGGCGGAGGCGCCGGGATGGTGATGAAGCCCGAGCCGTGGGCGCTGGCGCTGGAGCATGTGCTCACCCAGGCCCAGCCCCCGGCCCACGCGCAGTCTCCAGACGCCGAAGGCCTGCCGACCCTGATCATCCCCACCCCGGCCGGGGAGGTGCTCACCCAGCACACCGCGCAGCAGCTGGCCCGCACCGAGCACCTGGTCTTCGCTCCTGGGCGTTTCGAGGGCATCGATCAGCGACTGCTGGACTGGGCCCCGCAGCACTTCGACGTGCGCCCGATGTCCATCGGGGACTATGTGCTCAACGGCGGCGAGTCCGCCGTCGTCGTGATGGTCGAAGCCATCACCCGGCTGATCCCCGGGGTATTGGGCAACCCGGAGTCGCTGGCGGAGGAGTCCCATGCGCACGGGCTGCTGGAGTACCCGGTCTACACCAAACCCGCGCGCTGGCGCGGCCTCGATGTGCCCGAGATCCTGCTCTCCGGGGATCACGCGAAGATCGCGGCCTGGCGAGCGCAGCAACAGGATGTCCGCACCCGCAAGCTACGACCGGATCTGTGGGCCAAGCACGTGGTCGCACAGGAGAAGAATCTGACATAG
- the rimM gene encoding ribosome maturation factor RimM (Essential for efficient processing of 16S rRNA) yields the protein MTAGTPGQEAHETDPQALPDSAERLRVARIGKPHGIRGEVTAQLYTDEPEQRLAPGAELIRTPGAQTLDRSTTTLTITRQRWNKNIALLSFAEISDRDSAEALRGSTLYVAVPALEDTDEDGWYSHELAGFSCVDAAGQPLGTLKELLTGAAQDLLVVTSGSGEEVMVPFVEELVPEVDVENRRIVLTPPAGLF from the coding sequence ATGACTGCTGGCACACCAGGCCAGGAAGCACACGAGACCGACCCGCAGGCACTGCCAGATTCGGCAGAGCGCCTGCGGGTCGCTCGTATCGGCAAACCCCACGGGATCCGCGGCGAGGTCACCGCCCAGCTCTACACCGATGAGCCGGAGCAGCGTCTGGCCCCCGGGGCGGAACTGATCCGCACCCCCGGAGCCCAGACCCTGGATCGCAGCACCACCACGCTGACGATCACCCGGCAGCGATGGAACAAGAACATCGCGCTGTTGAGCTTCGCGGAGATCAGCGACCGCGACAGCGCCGAAGCCCTGCGCGGCTCCACCCTCTACGTCGCGGTCCCCGCACTGGAGGACACCGACGAGGACGGCTGGTACAGCCACGAGCTCGCAGGCTTCTCCTGCGTGGACGCCGCAGGCCAGCCCCTGGGCACGCTCAAGGAGCTGCTCACCGGAGCCGCCCAGGACCTGCTCGTGGTCACCTCCGGCAGCGGCGAGGAAGTCATGGTCCCCTTCGTCGAAGAGCTCGTCCCCGAGGTCGACGTGGAGAATCGGCGCATCGTGCTGACCCCGCCGGCCGGCCTGTTCTGA
- a CDS encoding RNA-binding protein, which yields MLSDALEHLVRGIVDAPDDVDVRRKGGRRYDVLQVRVHPDDLGRVIGRAGRTAKALRTVVSALPGGGDVRVDVVDTDRSR from the coding sequence GTGCTGAGTGACGCGCTCGAACACCTGGTCCGCGGCATCGTGGATGCGCCGGACGACGTCGATGTCCGCCGTAAGGGCGGGCGTCGCTACGACGTGCTCCAGGTGCGGGTTCATCCCGATGACCTTGGTCGAGTGATCGGCCGGGCCGGGCGCACCGCCAAGGCACTGCGCACTGTGGTCTCCGCGCTCCCTGGTGGGGGCGATGTCCGGGTGGACGTGGTCGACACCGACCGCAGCCGCTGA
- the rpsP gene encoding 30S ribosomal protein S16 — translation MAVKIRLKRMGKIRAPFYRVVVADSRTKRDGAAIEQIGKYDPTQEPSLIEIDSERAQYWLSVGAQPTEQVNALLKVTGDWQKFKGLEGSEGTLRTRAPKEEFVAPSKGSVIQEKKSKAPAPAEEAAESASQENAE, via the coding sequence GTGGCAGTTAAAATTCGTCTGAAGCGCATGGGCAAGATCCGTGCACCGTTCTACCGTGTCGTCGTCGCCGACTCCCGCACCAAGCGTGATGGCGCCGCGATCGAGCAGATCGGCAAGTACGACCCGACGCAGGAGCCCTCGCTGATCGAGATCGATTCCGAGCGTGCTCAGTACTGGCTCTCCGTGGGCGCCCAGCCCACCGAGCAGGTCAATGCACTGCTGAAGGTCACTGGTGACTGGCAGAAGTTCAAGGGCCTCGAAGGCTCCGAGGGCACTCTGCGCACCCGGGCCCCCAAGGAGGAGTTCGTCGCTCCCAGCAAGGGTTCGGTCATCCAGGAGAAGAAGTCCAAGGCTCCGGCTCCTGCCGAAGAGGCAGCTGAGTCTGCTTCGCAGGAGAACGCCGAGTAA
- the ffh gene encoding signal recognition particle protein, translated as MFNSLSDRLSATFKNLRGKGRLSEADIDGTAREIRRALLDADVAVPVVREFIAKVKARALGSEVAQALNPGQQVVKIVNEELVGILGGQTRELAFAKNPPTVIMLAGLQGAGKTTLAGKLAHHLKNQGHTPMLIACDLQRPNAVTQLQVGGKRAGVPVYAPHPGVSSEFEAATGDPVQVATDGLAEARNKLHDVIIIDTAGRLGVDAELMRQAADIKAAVGAHETLFVIDAMIGQDAVTTAQAFNEGVDFTGVVLTKLDGDARGGAALSVASVTGKPVMYASTGEGLKDFEVFHPDRMARRILDMGDILSLVEQAEANWDRGEAEKMAKKFADQEDFTLDDFLGQMQQLKKMGSMKKLLGMMPGAQGMRQQLEQFDESSIGRVEAIIYSMTPYERNVPKVINGSRRARIAKGSGVHVSEVNQLLERFTQAQKMMKKMAGGGGMPQMPGGGGMPGMGGMPGMGAGGGASKKRKPAPKPKKKSGNPAKAAQEAREAELKRTQGAAKRMDGSSFGAGSKDLKPEDLNLPKGFEKYLR; from the coding sequence GTGTTCAACTCCCTCTCCGATCGCCTGAGCGCGACCTTCAAGAACCTCCGCGGCAAGGGCAGGCTCTCCGAGGCCGACATCGACGGCACCGCTCGGGAGATCCGCCGGGCGCTGCTCGACGCCGACGTCGCGGTGCCGGTGGTCCGCGAGTTCATCGCCAAGGTCAAGGCGCGCGCCCTCGGCTCCGAGGTCGCCCAGGCGCTGAACCCGGGTCAGCAGGTCGTGAAGATCGTCAATGAGGAGCTTGTCGGGATCCTCGGCGGGCAGACCCGCGAGCTGGCCTTCGCGAAAAACCCGCCGACCGTGATCATGCTCGCCGGCCTGCAGGGCGCGGGCAAGACCACGCTGGCCGGGAAGCTGGCGCATCACCTGAAGAATCAGGGCCACACCCCGATGCTGATCGCCTGTGACCTGCAGCGACCGAATGCGGTCACGCAGCTGCAGGTCGGCGGCAAGCGCGCCGGTGTCCCGGTCTACGCCCCGCACCCAGGGGTCTCATCGGAGTTCGAGGCCGCCACCGGAGACCCGGTCCAGGTGGCCACCGACGGGCTCGCCGAGGCGCGCAACAAGCTGCACGACGTGATCATCATCGACACCGCGGGCCGGCTGGGCGTCGACGCCGAACTGATGCGTCAGGCCGCAGACATCAAGGCTGCGGTCGGCGCCCACGAGACGCTCTTCGTGATCGACGCGATGATCGGCCAGGACGCGGTCACCACCGCCCAGGCCTTCAACGAGGGCGTCGACTTCACCGGCGTGGTGCTGACCAAGCTCGACGGTGACGCCCGCGGCGGTGCAGCCCTCTCCGTCGCCTCGGTCACCGGCAAGCCGGTCATGTACGCCTCCACCGGTGAAGGACTCAAGGACTTCGAGGTCTTCCACCCGGACCGGATGGCGCGCCGGATCCTGGACATGGGAGACATCCTCTCCCTGGTCGAGCAGGCCGAGGCCAACTGGGATCGCGGCGAGGCCGAGAAGATGGCGAAGAAGTTCGCCGACCAGGAGGACTTCACCCTCGACGACTTCCTGGGCCAGATGCAGCAGCTCAAGAAGATGGGCTCGATGAAGAAGCTGCTGGGCATGATGCCCGGCGCCCAGGGGATGCGCCAGCAGCTCGAGCAGTTCGACGAGTCCTCGATCGGCCGGGTGGAGGCGATCATCTATTCGATGACCCCCTATGAGCGCAATGTGCCCAAGGTGATCAACGGCTCTCGCCGGGCGCGCATCGCCAAGGGTTCCGGCGTGCATGTCTCTGAGGTCAACCAGCTTCTGGAGCGCTTCACCCAGGCGCAGAAGATGATGAAGAAGATGGCTGGGGGCGGGGGAATGCCTCAGATGCCCGGCGGCGGCGGGATGCCGGGAATGGGTGGGATGCCCGGCATGGGCGCCGGCGGAGGGGCGTCGAAGAAGCGCAAGCCTGCGCCCAAGCCCAAGAAGAAGTCCGGAAACCCGGCCAAGGCGGCCCAAGAGGCCCGCGAGGCCGAGCTCAAGCGCACCCAGGGTGCCGCCAAGCGGATGGACGGCTCTAGCTTCGGCGCGGGCTCGAAGGATCTCAAGCCCGAGGACCTGAACCTACCCAAGGGGTTCGAGAAGTACCTGCGCTGA
- a CDS encoding glycosyltransferase, giving the protein MRWTDLPPSDTASQTAERPERVPATDAAILEAARKAHVQALGAVEEAHRAAARSWSAPTQDSIAGSLHTRHAGAHCERAEALAESAQALTGSPRALKGSPALPGAPASAAPDHTSPTPDHAGHAPADMPTRQWAQALDAATKLPDPEAGISRPALTLRVGLVAGARLHAGFFGLAELREITAEDWETELEQIDLLLIGSETEESAEFLLETLIPAARARGLSVVLMVTSGPAVGPSLSIAERCSYIFATDHEAAEVLRSRCSDAIPVEVIPHPVSPLLHSPVGTRPARSSLIALLGTEQRRPAAHLEEPEFIPPLFDGALGSGRPTALLPPHLTPSFTRGPAPDPRPNHWAIPRDYAPWTLTRAEAATLESPETAARLQRALDVGLAVNAVMDSQAVFDPQILQLQASGTMVLSTYNQGVNSYYPQVHIANSAEDVAKTLETMTLEELRRVQADGIRKIFTDHHGAEVLSRIVQAAGMEAEVCQERILVVADELTEQLRADVASQTHPASTVTTWSQLSAQGSEGTELLHAGVDILVPLSAARRYSPEYLADHVAAFRYQSAAVTTKLDGDAASTDDAAHQRRRGVTDLGLSAWWRPELSTALSPERLLESLESSPSSAALPLPVYAIDHLGHRRAGARREIIRERGTELAQAREEFRATAETLGLELAVIVPIYNNGDHLRHKAFASLRRSGMFEKMHVLLINDGSTDASTVDTIEELAATWPNVSAFHHGLGGSGSASRPRNTGLALSFTEFLTYLDPDDEELEDGYWELLERLRGAEEADYALGTMAVWTRKYGVHDYHQWFQPGVEHRDGLHWPTQDALQILNFRPASIEALVARTAWLQGLGLVQPEGAVGQDSYFFQQMFFHTRAYVPVYRPVYTYYGAVKTSIVNVISPNYFRKYLILEQDRAAWLREVGLFEVYLEQRFESFFVSWYLQKYRRVLPHDRDEAAGVLRELIAAYGEVRWRDPRGLDFFHSAEGRP; this is encoded by the coding sequence GTGCGATGGACAGACCTTCCCCCCAGTGACACCGCCTCCCAGACCGCAGAACGTCCGGAGCGGGTCCCGGCCACCGACGCGGCGATCCTCGAGGCCGCCAGGAAAGCCCACGTCCAGGCCCTGGGCGCGGTGGAAGAGGCACATCGCGCGGCGGCGCGCTCCTGGTCCGCGCCGACACAGGACTCGATCGCCGGCAGCCTGCACACCCGGCACGCCGGCGCGCACTGCGAGCGCGCCGAGGCCCTGGCCGAGTCCGCACAGGCCCTGACGGGGTCCCCTCGGGCCCTGAAGGGGTCCCCCGCGCTCCCTGGCGCCCCGGCGAGCGCCGCGCCGGATCACACCAGCCCGACACCGGACCACGCCGGCCATGCCCCCGCCGATATGCCGACCCGGCAGTGGGCCCAGGCGCTGGATGCCGCCACGAAGCTGCCAGACCCGGAGGCGGGCATCTCCAGGCCCGCGCTGACCCTGCGCGTTGGTCTGGTCGCTGGAGCTCGGCTGCACGCCGGATTCTTCGGCCTGGCGGAGCTGCGAGAGATCACCGCCGAGGACTGGGAGACCGAGCTGGAGCAGATCGACCTGCTGCTGATCGGTTCCGAGACGGAGGAATCGGCGGAGTTCCTGCTCGAGACCCTGATCCCCGCGGCCCGGGCTCGCGGCCTGAGCGTCGTCCTGATGGTCACCTCCGGCCCCGCAGTCGGCCCCAGCCTGAGCATCGCAGAGCGCTGCTCGTACATCTTCGCCACAGACCACGAAGCCGCGGAGGTGCTGCGAAGCCGCTGCTCCGACGCGATCCCGGTGGAGGTGATCCCGCATCCGGTGAGTCCGTTGCTGCACTCCCCGGTGGGGACTCGTCCCGCGCGCAGCTCGCTGATCGCACTGCTGGGCACCGAACAGCGGCGGCCCGCCGCACATCTGGAGGAGCCTGAGTTCATCCCGCCGCTCTTCGACGGGGCCCTGGGCTCCGGACGGCCGACGGCGCTGCTTCCACCGCACCTCACCCCGAGCTTCACCCGCGGTCCGGCTCCGGACCCACGACCGAACCACTGGGCGATCCCCCGGGACTATGCCCCCTGGACGCTCACCCGTGCGGAGGCTGCCACGCTCGAGTCCCCGGAGACCGCGGCCAGACTGCAGCGCGCCCTCGACGTCGGGCTGGCGGTGAACGCAGTGATGGACTCGCAGGCGGTCTTCGATCCCCAGATCCTGCAGCTCCAGGCCAGCGGGACCATGGTGCTCTCCACCTATAACCAGGGCGTGAACTCCTATTATCCGCAGGTCCATATCGCGAACTCGGCGGAGGACGTCGCCAAGACCCTGGAGACGATGACCTTGGAGGAGCTGCGCCGGGTCCAGGCGGACGGGATCCGGAAGATCTTCACGGACCATCACGGTGCCGAGGTGCTGAGCCGGATCGTCCAGGCTGCCGGAATGGAGGCCGAGGTGTGCCAGGAACGCATCCTGGTGGTCGCCGATGAGCTCACCGAGCAGCTGCGCGCGGACGTCGCCTCCCAGACTCACCCAGCCAGCACGGTCACCACCTGGAGCCAGCTGAGCGCCCAGGGCAGCGAGGGCACCGAGCTTCTCCACGCAGGCGTAGACATCCTGGTTCCGCTCAGCGCGGCCCGGCGCTACAGCCCGGAGTACCTCGCCGATCATGTCGCCGCCTTCCGGTACCAGTCGGCGGCGGTGACCACGAAGCTCGACGGCGACGCCGCCTCCACGGACGACGCCGCCCATCAGCGCCGCCGGGGTGTCACCGATCTGGGACTCTCCGCCTGGTGGCGGCCAGAACTTTCCACCGCCCTGTCCCCGGAGCGACTGCTGGAATCCCTGGAGTCGTCCCCAAGCTCAGCAGCTTTGCCGCTGCCGGTCTACGCCATCGATCATCTGGGGCACCGCCGTGCCGGTGCCCGGCGTGAGATCATCCGCGAGCGGGGAACCGAGCTGGCGCAGGCTCGAGAGGAGTTCCGCGCCACCGCCGAGACGCTGGGACTCGAGCTCGCCGTCATCGTCCCGATCTATAACAACGGGGACCATCTCAGGCATAAGGCGTTCGCCTCGCTGCGCCGATCCGGGATGTTCGAGAAGATGCATGTCCTGTTGATCAACGACGGCTCCACCGACGCCTCCACCGTGGACACCATCGAGGAGCTCGCCGCGACGTGGCCAAACGTCTCGGCGTTCCATCATGGACTGGGCGGGTCAGGCTCAGCCTCCCGTCCGCGCAACACCGGGCTGGCGCTGAGCTTCACTGAGTTCCTCACCTACCTGGATCCCGATGATGAGGAGCTCGAGGACGGCTACTGGGAGCTGCTGGAGCGGCTGCGCGGGGCTGAAGAGGCTGATTACGCCCTGGGGACCATGGCGGTGTGGACCCGCAAGTATGGGGTCCACGACTACCATCAGTGGTTCCAGCCCGGCGTCGAGCACCGCGACGGTCTGCACTGGCCCACCCAGGACGCCCTGCAGATACTGAACTTCCGGCCAGCCTCCATCGAGGCGCTGGTGGCGCGCACGGCCTGGCTGCAGGGCCTCGGGCTGGTGCAGCCCGAGGGCGCGGTGGGACAGGACAGCTACTTCTTCCAGCAGATGTTCTTCCACACCCGGGCGTATGTCCCGGTCTACCGCCCGGTCTACACCTACTACGGGGCGGTGAAGACCTCGATCGTCAACGTGATCTCACCGAACTACTTCCGCAAGTACCTGATCCTGGAGCAGGATCGTGCGGCCTGGCTGCGCGAGGTCGGGCTGTTCGAGGTCTACCTCGAGCAGCGCTTCGAGTCGTTCTTCGTCTCCTGGTATCTGCAGAAGTACCGTCGTGTGCTGCCTCACGACCGCGACGAGGCGGCCGGTGTGCTCCGGGAGCTCATCGCCGCCTACGGAGAGGTCCGCTGGAGAGATCCTCGTGGACTGGACTTCTTCCACAGCGCCGAGGGGCGACCATGA